The Mobula hypostoma chromosome 9, sMobHyp1.1, whole genome shotgun sequence genomic sequence GCAGACGGCAAAACAATCCTTAGTACTTTGTGATCTTTTCAAAACTTCATTTGTGAAATATTTAGAAAATAGCAATCCACCTGAAAGGTAGGAGTTTTATTAGTTTGGTGACAACAGATCTCAATAGATGTAGTTAGGTGTTTGTTGATTTTAGTCATTTAGATTCAAGTTAAAATTATTCAATAATTCagtaatcagcatggctttgtcaagggcaggtcatgccacctccaacgggatcccatcactaagcacatctttccctcccccctctctctgcattccacagggatcgctccctacgcaactcccttgtccattcgttcccccccatccctccccactgatctccctcctggcacttatccgtgtaagcggaacaagtgctacacatgctcttacacttcctcccttaccaccattcagggccccaaacagtccttccaggtgaggcaacacttcacctgtgagtcggctggggtgatatactgcgtccggtgctcctgatgtggccttttatatattggcgagacccgacgcagactgaaagaccgctttgctgaacatctacgctctgtccgccagagaaagcaggatctcccagtggccacacattttaatcccacatcccattcccattctgacatgtctatccacggcctcctctactgtaaagatgaagccacactcaggttggaggaacaacaccttatattccgtctgggtagcctccaacctgatggcatgaacatcgacttctctaacttccgctaatgccccacctccccctcgtaccccatctgttacttatttttatacacacattctttctctcactctcctttttctccctctgcccctcttgaatataccccttgcccatcctctgggtcccccccccttgtctttcttcccggacctcctgtcccatgatcatctcgtatccccttttgcctatcacctgtccagctcttggctccatccctccccctcctgtcttctcctatcattttggatctccccctccccctccaattttcaaatcccttactcacttttccttcagttagtcctgacgaagggtcgcggcctgaaacgtcgactgcacctcttcccagagatgctgcctggcctgctgcgttgaccagcaacttttatgtgtgttgcttgaatttccagcatctgcagaattcctgttgttgtcatgccttatgagcctgatagaattttttgaggatgtgactaaacacattgatgaaggtagagcagtagatgtagtgtatatggatttcagcaaggcatttgataaggtaccccatgcaaggcttattgagaaagtaaggaggcatggaatccaaggggacgttgctttgtggatccagaactggcttgcccacagaaggcaaagagtggttgcagacgggtcatattctgcatggaggtcagtcaccagtggagtgcctcagggatctgttctgggacccttactctttgtgatttttataaatgacctggatgaggtagtggagggatgggttagtaagtttgctgatgacacaaaggttggaggtgttgtggatagtgtggagggctgtcagaggttacagcagaacatcgataggatgcaaaactgggctgagaagtggcaggtggagttcaaaccagataagtgtgaagtggttcattttggtaggtcaaatatgatggcagaatatagtattaatggtaagactcttggcagtgcggaggatcggaaggatcttggggtccgagtccataggacactcaaagctgctgcgcaggttgactctgtggttaagaaggcatacggtgtattggccttcatcaatcatggaattgaatttagaagctgagatgtaatgttgcagctacataggaccctggttagaccatacttggagtattgtgctcagttctggtcatctcactacaggaaggatgtgggagccgtagaaagggtgcagaggagatttacaaggatgttgcctgaattggggagcatgccttatgagaataggttgagtgaactctgccttttctccttggagcgacggaggatgagaggtgacctgatagaggtgtataagatgatgagaggcattgattgtgtggatagtcagaggctttctcccaaggctgaaatggttgccacaagaggacaccaGTTTAAGATGCtgggaagtaggtgcagaggggatgtcagggatatggtttttactcagagagtggtgagtgtgtggaatgggctgccggcatctgtggtggaggcggatacgatagggtcttttaagagacttttagataggtacatggagcttagtaaaataaagggctataggtaagcctagtaatttctaaggtagggacatgttcggccgaagggcccgtattgtgttgtaggttttccatgtttctgtgtCCATTTCAAACAAAATGAGACATTTTAGAAGTTTTTTTCCTGGACTCTTAAACCTTTGTGCAAATTAAGGTCCTTATATTTGGGACAAGTTGTGTCAATTATGTATCAGTTACCACAAACAACTGACCAATTCATTGCACTATATATGAATTTAAAAAAGACACAATAAATGACTGTTTCTTACTATCTTTAATTTTTCCCTTTTATCATTTTATCATTATTCCTCTCTCTTGATTTTGTTTACTTTTACAAATTCAAATGCTGACAGATATACACAGCTTATCCAGCAGTTCTCATTTATATTTAGAATTCAAAATAGTTAACATAGAATAAGAAAAACTAACAGATTTTCTTGCGTAAGAATTCACACACACGGTTAGTGGGAATGGAATTTTCACATACAGATCAAAGTTCAGGAAATTCAAGGGGTCGCTGGCAAATTTTCAGTAGGTTACAATCTCCTGTTGCACTACTTGCATTAAAATTTGCAGTTTGGCAGTGAAGAGATCTGCAAAAGTAAGCAGATTTACTTTTAATGATGTTGGACGTATGAGGCACTCAGTCATCACATGACACAAACAAAAATATATTAATGGTCATTTTTTACAAAAAGAATATCAATGAGCCCAGTTGTTTCTTCACCTGATAACCTTGTACTTGGACTGACTGTAGCACTCAACAAGTAATGTCAGAACTGAGTATAAAACCCACTGTGGGAAATGGCGAAACGTAGTTGAATGATTCAGATCCTGCTGGCCCATTGCCATGCTGGCAATTGTCCAGGCTCACAGGACCAAGTTCACTGATTCAAATTATCAGTTTGTTCTCATCAGGACTCATGCCAGTTGAGTTACAAGGACATTGCGCAAAGGGGCTTAAAGCTTTAACAGGTGTCAAAATCTTTGTGCCACCTTTAAAAGCTAAGCACTGTGAGAgaattttgatattttaaaaatattgcttacattcagaaacattgaaaaactaTTAAAATTGAAGCAACCACTTAAAAGACTAGATTTTTTTCTGTTACTGAAACATTTAATAATATTCATTTTACATGAAATTAATTCTAGAATTAATTTCTATATAAATTCCCACTTGATACTGGGGAATCCCAGAAAGACTGGGTCCAGCACTGGACTCCATGCAGAATCCAGCAATGAAATACATTTACAAATTCAGTCTCCCCAAAATGGTTAGCAAGTTTGAGGCTTATGCATTTACAGTGCACGCAAATCCCAAAACAACTGCTGTAAAATGATTAAATGTAGTTGTTGCATACAGCACTGATGACATTTGACATTGAGAACCAGCCCGATAAATCTTTGCATTTTGAGTTTGCAACACAATGAAAGACGGGAAAGCTGTAGGACTCATACACAGAGGCAACTCAATCACTGTTGTGAACTTGTTGGAGTGgtagtcctgatgtagggtcttgacccaaaatgttgacatacaccttttgcctccacagatgctgcttaacctgctgagtgtgtatttcccccaggatcaataaagtatgactattagtGTTCTGCTTTATTTTTCAACTACTGCAACACCTCAGGTTAATCATGTTCTTTGGATCCCCATTTTTTTAGTCCTTATCACACAGGTAAAGTTTGTGTCTTGTTACTTACTAAGTGCTTTTCTGTACCAGCCTGGTTGCTGTTGTCTGTTTATCAGCAGGTAATAGACAGGTACACCAGAAAGTGTTAAAGCACAGCTAATTCCAGTGCTGAGAGGATCAGAGTAAAGGGACATCACCACTATGAACAGACACAGTGCACTAAAGACTCCAGGTATGATCATTGGAACCTACGGAgataagaatttttaaaaatcagatcaTCTTTACGTAACTTTTAACATCAGTACCATTTACCTGCTTCAGAACATAGTCATAAAATACATAGTCATAAATTCTGTCCTCATACCGTCCATGCTGCCCATTTTGCCCACTCGCACCATTCCCAATTGCCCACATTAGATCCCTATCCTTCTCTGTCTTGCCTGTTCaaatgcctgtctaaatgcctcttaagcaCATCTGCCTCCCAAATGGCATTGAGTTTCAGAGATCGACTACTCTCTTATAAAAAGTTACCCATCAAATTTaaagcttctccctctcacctctaaACTACATTCTCTTGCCTTTGACATCCCTACCACGGGATCTTTCACCTTTTACTCATAAGtacagtatatatacagtatataaaatataCACAATGTGAATACAACTGGAGCTGGTAAAGACTTGATGGGGCAAGCAACCTTCTGTGCCTTAACAACTCTTTGATTTAATATGACATATTCTGAGgtttattttataaataatataCAAGCATCCATCCTCGTAATCCCAAAGTAATGAGGGTTGTATTTTATTTATGAGTACAGAGAGCTGGGGATGACCTCATCCAATGTTGAGAGCTTGGTCCAGTTCCATTATAAAGGGTTTCCTGCACTGGAAGGATGTGCAATGGGAGTTCATCTTTGGATTGCAACATGAAAACTGACAAGCTAGTAACACTAAAGGGTCTGCTGCTTTAAGTTAAGGGAAATTCTATTTTACAGTATACAACAAAGGGTACATAACTGTTGTTTTCATCCACTCTACAAATGTGGTGAAAATTTACCATATTTGGGGATGAAACTATCAGTTGCAGGCAAGGATTGTGTTGTTTGGTGAAGTCATCTCATTTTTAATGCTCAAACAGTAGGCTGCCTGGATGGTTGCAGCTGAGTATGCAAAATCTCAAGTGATATTGGAAAAGGCAATTATTCTCAGTGAGATGACACTTCAACCAGGCTGAAAACTGGTTTAATACTCCATATCCTCCTTAGCTCTACCTGGTTCAGGGCTGATGGATGGCATCTCCCTGAGATTTCTAACTAGAGAGGGATCTTCACTGGCACCGCAGGAAGCTGGTACTCCATTACCAGGAGATGAAGTGAGTTTCTTCAAGAGGGCACAAGTGGCTGAAAACTGAAGGGCTTAGTAGAGATCAGGTCTACCAATAGCCAAATCATGAGGGACTGAATGGGTGACAAGCCTTCACAGAGGCTTCTAAAAATAGTCTCACAAAATGAGCAAGTTCTGGGCTGGCGTATCATACTCTACCTTGAATGGACGGTGTAGATCAGGCTGTTTATAACGGTGCCGGATGAGTCCAAGGGTTACCAATCCCATAAACAGCCAACGAGGAAAGCTGTTTAAATTCAGCAAACCATACAGATCACCAATGAAAATCATCAGGATGACCAGTGGATACTGAGAAAGACAGAAATAACTTACAGTAACTACACTCAATAGTTAAGTTACAAGTACCACATGTATCTGAAAGATAATGTTCACATAAAATTAAATCAGTCCcatgagaaaaaaataatgaatattATTTTCAATAAAGAGAGTTATTAGATGTGTGCTGCCCATTCTTATGTCTGGAGTTGGTCAATTGAAGGTCTTTTCTGCACTAATCTGAAAATGTTGAACCATGCACAAGAATGAGTTTTAGTTATTAAATAGAAATGTTTGATGCTTTTCCAGAAGAGAGGCTGTAACTCAGGTGTGAATAATATTGAGATGAGGCACAGTACACGTACTGTCCACTTTTCAAAAGGAATAATAATCTGATCCCATGCAGAGACCACACAATGATGTCTTTTTTTTCATGATTGGTTCATTTGAATTGTAACATCACTCTCCCAATATTTAGTGCAGATCAAGTTAAGGGAGTATGGATAtctctgcaaacacgaggaaatctgcagatgctggaaattcaagcagcacacacacaaaatgctggtggaacgcagcaggccaggcagcatctataggaagaagtacagtcgacgtttcaggccaagacccttcgtcaggactaactgaaagaagagatagtaagagatttgaaagattcgtcagtcttgacgaagggtctcggcccgaaacattggctgtacttcttcctatagatgctgcctggcctgctgcgttccaccagcattttatggatATCTCTGGGCTGCCAGGATCCCATTGATACGTTCAACTTTTTAAGTGACGTACATCACTAATGAAAAACTTCGAAGTGTCCAGTTCTCATAGGGATTTGACATGAAATAGAAAACACATTTATGATAACATTTTGGCAGCAAATCAATTGTGACCAGGAAAAGATGTTACAAATCTTTTTCAGTGATCTTACCTACAGTAAAGCAAATGTAAACATCATTTGTTGCAGAATACGGTATTTTTATAAGTACATTTATTAGACATTGATGAGAGAAATACAGATGCCACCTGCAGTCTGTACTCACTATCAGAATTACAGCTGGAAGTGGGGTGTGGTGTTGGATGTGGATCATGGAGAAGATTGTTGGCCACTGGTTTTCTCTTGAAGCCACAAAGAATACTCTTTGAAGGACAGAAAAAGTACATGTTATCAAGAACATGGCACAATATATCTGTAGCTGTTATTCACAAGTTGGTATCTCTAGCATGGCCTCCAGCCCCAATTTCCCTTGTATTGGCTAGCACGTCGGGTAATTTTTGAGGCTAGTTGAAAAACCAATGATGTTTTTGTGATCCAGAGTCACAGTTAGAGCAGTCTGGATGCGGAGCAGATTTTCTTCCCTAAAGGACATCAGTAAATCAGCTGAGTTTGGAGGAGAATTTGTCAATTTCGTGGATGGCTTTTCAGAAATTCCTTCTGGTTAAATTTAAATGTCCATGTGGGTTTGAACCTACGTCTCTGAACCCTCAGTTCAGTGGGTCACTAATTAAACAGTTTAACAGCTGTAGCCATGTTTCAGTGTCAGCTCCTGGTCTCCACAGCAATGATCGTTTAAGTAGTTCTTTGACGCTCAGGCAACAGTAACTCTCTATAAAGTATGAGATTGTATGCATATAAACTGTGAATACAACACTGTCCAGAAATCATTGTCACAATAATTAAGTTGTCTGGTTGACACAAACGCTTGTGTTTATCCTTTGCATCTATACCTACTGGACAAATAAACATTCCTTCACCATGGAACAGACCATAACATTTGAAGCAGATTATTTGAAATATAATTAAACAATTGTATAAATTTAATGCAGCAGATGTAATTACAGAACCTCTATTCTCTACCTTCTTAAACATTAAAGCAACAAAGGATCCTCTGTATTTTCCTTTCTCAGCAATGCTAAACCCACACTGGTATTTACAACAAATTGTTTAAGTAATGGAGTCAAAAGGTTAAAGCAAGCACTTTCTTATGGCAcatgtcttcactaaggaggacatgaaTAATCTTCCAGAACTAGTAGgagaccgagggtctagtgagatggaggaactgagggaaatacaagttagtagggaagtggtgttaggtaaattgaagggattaaaggcagataaatccccagggccagatggtctgcatcccagagtgtttaaggaagtagcccaagaaatagtggatgcattaatgataatttttcgAAACTATttggattctggattagttcctgaggattggagggtggctaatgtaaccccgctttttaaaaaaggagggagagagaaaccggggaaattatagaccggtaaacctgacatcggtggtggggaaaatgctagagtcagttatcaaagatgtgataacagtatatttggaaagcggtgaaatcatcggacaaagtcagcatggatttgtgaaagaaaaatcatgtctgacgaatttcatagaattttttgaggatgtaactagtagagtggataggggagaaccagtggatgtggtatatttggattttcaaaaggcttttgaaaggtcccacacaggagattagtgtgcaaacttaaagcacacggtattgggggtaaggtattggtgtgggtggagaattggttggtagacaggaagcaaagagtgggaataaacgggaccttttcagaatggcaggcagtgactagtggggtaccgcaaggctcagtgctgggaccccagttgtttacaatatatattaatgatttagacgacggaattaaatgcagcatctccaagtttgtggatgacacgaagctgggcggcagtgttagctgtgaggaggatgctaagaggatgcagggtgacttggataggttaggtgagtgggcaaattcatggcatatgcaatttaatgtggataaatgtgaggttatccactttggtggcaagaacaggaaaacagattattatctgaatggtggccgattaggaaaaggggaggtgcaacgagatctggatgtcattgtacaccagtcattgaaagtgggcatgcaggtacagcaggtggtgaaaaaggcgaatggtatgctggcattcatagcaagaggattcaagtacaggagcagggaggttctattgcagttgtacaaggccttggtgagaccacacctggagtattgtgtgcagttttggtcccctaagctgaggaaagacattcttgccatcgagggagtacaaagaaggttcaccagattgattcctgggatgacaggactttcatatgaagaaagtctggattgactaggcttatactcgctggaatttagaagattgaggggggatcttattgaaatgtataaaattataaagggattggacaggctagatgcaggaagattgttcctgatgttggggaagtccagaatgaggggtcacaggttaaggataaaggggaagccttttaggactgagatgaggaaaaacttcttcacacagagagtggtgaatctgtggaattccctgccacaggaaacagttgaggccagttcactggctataattaagagggagttagatatggcccttgtggctaaatggatcagggggtatggagagaaagcaggtacagggttccgagttggatgatcagccatgatcatactgaatggcggtgcaggctcgaagggctgaatggcctactcctgcacctattttctatgtttctattcacacTCAGTCAAAAATATGTCCCCAAACCTACCTGGAAGCAGAAAACAGTCCTACAGTTACAGCTCCAAGACATGATAGTGACACCAGAATTTGAATGACTGAGGAAAATCCACTCAGTGTCCGATCTGCAAAAgtctaattgaaggaagagtatCATTATTTGCAAACAGTTTCCACTCTCAATATATATTACACTGAAATATTGGTGAACAGTCCAACATCATGAAAGGATGGTTTGGTTCAAGGTAGGTGTCCAATACAAAAATCTAAATCTTGCAGAATCTTCTCTTTATGAAGACCCAAGTGTGAGAATAGAAACATCCCAAATCTGATTCACTCAGTTCATTTTGGCCAACAGCCTGCACATATGTCCTGTTTGTGGATGTAAAGGAGTTAAGGAGTGGAGATGCAAAAAGTTAGGCTGAGGCTTCTGAAGGTTCTCCTGATAAAAACAGAGCCGGAGAATGGCAGGGTTGTGAATGTAATTCAGAGCATGTTCACTAAAAGGtgtggaaagagatacagagATGTAAGGGGCTACAGTGATTGGCTAAGATATTGTTGCTGATTATGTTTTCCTTTTCTATTCGTGTCCATTTGATATTCTTTTTAGAGACCCGTTAGCTGGAAATTTCTTGTTCTTATTGTGCTTCCACTTCAATTCTGGTGGGACAACAGTAGAAGAAGATGTAAACTAGGCTTGACTAAGATATAACAGAAATAAAATTGGTCCACAATTTCAGAACCTATGTCACCTACAGCAAGACTGGGCAGGACAGAATCTGAACTTCCTTCCCCCAAGAATCCCACTACAGTGGTAAGTAGGGCAGATGAAACCAGGCTGCAAATAGACGTAGGCCTGTCATTTAATTTGAACGTCGCTAAAGACAGACACGATAAATTGTTTTTAGGCTATTTCTTAAAAAGAGATCTTGGCAGAATGGGGCCAAATAGAATGCTGTTGTGTTCATGTGGAGTCATGGGGTCAAAGAGagatacagcattgaaacaggctcTTCGATCTATCAAATGCTCACCCACCATCAAGCAGCCTTTTACACAAATTCTACTTTAATCCCAATTTCTTTATATATATCATTCCCAGGTTCTTACTAACTCCCTctagattctatcactcaccGTCACATTGGAGATAATTTGCAGTGGCCAATTGATCTATCAAGCCACGTGTCTTTGGAATTtgagaggaaacaagagcactcTGAGGAAGTCTACACGgtgacagagagaatgtgcagactGCACACAGGCAGCACTGGAGGGGCTGAGAGCTATACTTCTGACAAACATGCATCTAGACAAGCTTGGTCACAATTCACACTCAACAACTGAACAAAGAAAACAGTAGAAGAGAAACAGATTCTGGTGTTACCAGTTACCTACCACAGCTACTGCACCAGAGGCCAACACTTCATCTGCTGTCAACACAGTGTAGTAAGCCACATTTACAAGCAGATACAATACCGTAATAAGAATCAGAGTGAAGATAATTGCCAGAGGAATAGTCCTACAAAAACACAATATATAAATTCAAACTTCTTCATAGATTTCATTGTGCTTAAAATTCATTATAAAATGTGACGAATTATAGCATTTTGATATAATTTACGTTGGAGTATTGGTGGACAGCACTACATGCTGAGAGGAAGTAGACATACAGTATTTAACTTGGAAAGAGTCAAACAGTAGGAAGAGTTTCTGTtccaatttgtagtaattttcctctctttctctccactcctgctgaagggtcttggcatgaaacgtcgactgtactcttttccatagatgctgcctggcctgctgagttcttccagtgttttgtgagtgttgctttttaTTTTCCTTGATTTCTTTGAGAAATTGACATTCCAAGCAGAGATACATTGGACTTAGACTTACAGAGGGCGGATGCAATCATCTTCCAAATAGATGTTGCCATGATAAGCCCGATGGGTCATATTCAAATGGATGAATTAAAATGGGCAGAGTCGTCTTCCTCACCCATAATTAGTTCATACGTGGAAAGGAGACCAACATTTAAAAATGGGGTAGGAATAAagtaaaaatataaaaatctgtCATTAAGTAGGATTAGTGTTTTGCAAAGCTTTTGTTAGCGTCTGATAAGTGGATAAGGAGTGAATGGAAAGTGGCAATTACTTGCTTGAAGTTCATTTTCTGCAAATCCTCTGCCAAACGTGCATCTCCTCATGAGGGAAACAGACAAAGCATTTACTTTTGCCTTTTTATATGAGAGGCCAATGATGAGATTCTCAAGGTGAGATTCTCTGCTCTTCAAATAATGCATACTTCTACATCCAGGTACACCAGACCTTGCTTTGACAATCTTTGCCCAAAAGATAATGTGAGACCAAGACTGAACACTTCAGTACCTGTAATCAGTTTTAGATCATGACCTTCTGAGAAAAGGAttagttaactcttcttcgatttgtgctagtcattctctaattcagtTTAagattgtacatcgttattatttgataAAGGAGAGATTgcctaaaatatttcctaatgttagtagtcagtgtgatagatgtaaaactgagatagctatattgacacatatgttttggtcatgttctgtattgaaacagttctgGAAATCtactttttctacaatttctaaagctttaaaaatcaatttacaacctaataaattgacagttttggttggtataattcctcaatatattcacagtatttctatatcagaccaatacataattgcatttgtcacattattggctagaagggctattttattaaaatagaaagatgcctctgctcccactttgatacgatggttctctcaggtgatgttatgtcttagtttggaaaaaatcagaagtcgaacttttgatcctagatttgactttgagaaaaggtggggctcttttgcccgttactatcatttgatttgagttaattaagatggtcctcttctgattcttgggtaaatggatttagttggc encodes the following:
- the LOC134352231 gene encoding cystine/glutamate transporter-like, which encodes MFYVSPWVPGALSYAELGTSIKKSGGHYIYILETLGPLPAFLRLWSEVIIIRPAVTAIVGLSFGRYIVEPFFAPCPAPPLAVKLLTACGVSVVICINSWSVNWTARIQIFLTLSKLVALGLIITPGITALAQGRNENFQNAFNSSFVTLDKIPLAFYSGMFAYSGWFYVNFFSEEVINPERTIPLAIIFTLILITVLYLLVNVAYYTVLTADEVLASGAVAVTFADRTLSGFSSVIQILVSLSCLGAVTVGLFSASRVFFVASRENQWPTIFSMIHIQHHTPLPAVILIYPLVILMIFIGDLYGLLNLNSFPRWLFMGLVTLGLIRHRYKQPDLHRPFKVPMIIPGVFSALCLFIVVMSLYSDPLSTGISCALTLSGVPVYYLLINRQQQPGWYRKALNLFTAKLQILMQVVQQEIVTY